The Opitutus sp. ER46 genome contains the following window.
GCGTTTCCGGCACGATCGCGCTCCGCAAACCCATCACCGTGCGCGAACCGTTCCTGACCATCGCCGGCCAGACCGCGCCCGGGGACGGCATCTGCCTGCGCGACGATACCCTCATGATCGCGACGCATGACGTCGTGGTGCGCTTCCTGCGCAGCCGGCTTGGGTCCGAAAGCGGCCGCGAGTCGGACTGCATCGATTTCGTCCACGGCGCACGCAACTCGATCATCGACCACTGTTCCGCCACCTGGTCCGTCGACGAATGCCTCTCGCTCTCCGGCGACGTGCAGGACTGCACCGTCCAATGGTGCCTGATCGGCGAGTCGCTCAACGCCAGCACCCACCACAAGGGGTCGCACGGCTTTGGCTCCCTCTCCCGAGCGAACGGCGCCATCTCGTGGCACCACAATCTCTGGATCCATAACAACGCCCGCAACCCGCGCCTCGGCGACAACTATGGCAAGCCGCCGTTTCCCACCTTCGACGTCCGGAACAACGTGATCTACAACTACGGCGGCACTGGCACCGGACTCACACAGGGCAATCTCCGCGTGAACTATGTCGGCAACTACATTCGCCGCGGCCCGGACTCAAAGGCGAAGACGCCGATCAGTATCGGCGACAAGTCCAACCTCCAGTTCTACATTCGCGACAACGTCTTCGAAGGTGACGCCGCCCGCACCG
Protein-coding sequences here:
- a CDS encoding pectate lyase, which gives rise to MSRLTSWLAPLPFLVAATLATAAPASAPAMPAFPGAEGFGAKTPGGRGGRVLFVTNLNDSGPGSLRAACEAAGPRIVVFRVSGTIALRKPITVREPFLTIAGQTAPGDGICLRDDTLMIATHDVVVRFLRSRLGSESGRESDCIDFVHGARNSIIDHCSATWSVDECLSLSGDVQDCTVQWCLIGESLNASTHHKGSHGFGSLSRANGAISWHHNLWIHNNARNPRLGDNYGKPPFPTFDVRNNVIYNYGGTGTGLTQGNLRVNYVGNYIRRGPDSKAKTPISIGDKSNLQFYIRDNVFEGDAARTADNRGFFQALELDGVRQVFLKDDPFPAAAVTTWPAVEALQRVLADVGATRPKRDAVDARLVAHVRERTGRIIDSQADVGGWPELISLPAPKDSDQDGMPDDWEVAHGLDPAAAADGNGDRDQDGYTNIEEYLNSLAASAVPSAGAA